In Pseudothermotoga sp., one genomic interval encodes:
- a CDS encoding exopolysaccharide biosynthesis polyprenyl glycosylphosphotransferase has product MRYNRFILVLIDYAIVSIFYWIFSGSIPASILLPIVIFIALFSFRSYEKEHLSDFNESLVRAFVSLIFGNLINYVLLRLIYLSLMETPGRVRLTGLVLHTIFTAPSLTLINFFLFKALKKNVAPARFAVVGKKEEFEQLFKEIEQKSEDYCFVDYISDEEHLKRLNSDLSGIVIADYEIFQSLKHKLANNHLQLIFLPHIAETVLKRIPLILIDKFNSYYETSFNKILETVLKRILDIVLSTILLVLTSPAMLFVSLAIYLEDGRPIIYRQKRVGKNGEEFEFIKFRSLKQEGFDPKDPSRNIEQRLLKIGKFIRKYRLDELPQLWLVLKGTMSLVGPRPEMVEYHLKYCKQIPYYDYRLKVKPGLTGWAQIMYKYASNLEETKVKLQYDLYYVKNCSFLLDLKIIMQTLETVLWRRGAR; this is encoded by the coding sequence TTGAGGTACAACCGTTTCATTCTCGTTCTCATCGATTATGCGATCGTGTCGATTTTCTATTGGATCTTCAGTGGTTCTATTCCTGCTTCGATCTTGTTACCCATCGTGATCTTCATAGCGCTGTTTTCGTTTAGAAGTTACGAAAAAGAACATCTTTCAGACTTCAACGAATCTTTGGTGAGAGCTTTCGTTTCGCTCATATTCGGCAATCTCATCAACTACGTTTTGCTGAGATTGATCTATCTTTCACTCATGGAAACTCCAGGTAGAGTGAGACTAACTGGACTAGTTCTGCACACGATCTTTACCGCTCCTTCTTTGACGTTGATCAACTTTTTCCTGTTCAAAGCATTGAAGAAGAACGTTGCTCCAGCACGGTTCGCCGTCGTTGGGAAAAAAGAAGAATTCGAACAGCTCTTCAAAGAGATAGAGCAAAAAAGTGAAGATTATTGTTTTGTTGACTACATCAGCGATGAAGAACACTTAAAGAGATTGAACAGCGATCTTTCAGGCATCGTCATAGCAGATTACGAAATCTTTCAATCTTTGAAGCACAAGCTAGCGAACAACCATTTGCAGTTGATCTTTCTTCCACACATCGCCGAAACTGTTTTGAAAAGAATTCCACTCATTTTGATAGACAAATTCAACAGCTACTACGAAACTTCTTTCAACAAAATTTTGGAAACTGTCTTGAAGAGGATCTTGGATATAGTTCTTTCCACCATTCTGCTCGTTTTGACGAGTCCTGCCATGCTCTTCGTATCCTTGGCGATCTATCTGGAAGATGGCCGACCCATCATTTACAGGCAAAAGAGAGTTGGGAAAAACGGTGAAGAGTTCGAGTTCATAAAGTTCCGTTCGCTCAAACAAGAAGGTTTCGATCCAAAAGATCCCAGCAGAAACATAGAACAGAGGCTTTTGAAGATAGGAAAATTCATCCGCAAATACAGACTCGATGAACTACCCCAGCTCTGGTTGGTCTTGAAAGGCACCATGAGCTTGGTCGGCCCAAGACCCGAGATGGTGGAATATCATTTAAAATACTGCAAGCAAATTCCATACTACGACTATCGGCTGAAAGTCAAACCTGGACTGACGGGCTGGGCACAGATCATGTACAAATACGCTTCGAACTTGGAAGAAACCAAAGTGAAGTTGCAGTACGATCTGTACTATGTGAA